From the genome of Pseudomonas mohnii:
GGATCTCAACGCAGATATTCGATGATGCTGCGTGCGAATTAGCTCCGGCCAGCTGCATGGGTAACGGGATAAATGCAGGTTGCAGCGCTGTTTTTTTCTGCGCTTGCACCCGAATCCATTTGTGGACGAGGTTAGCGTTGAGGCTATGGCTGAGTGCGATGCTGGCAATCGAAGCGCCGGGCTGGGCACACTCCTGAATGACTTGGGCCTTGAAGGACT
Proteins encoded in this window:
- the tnpA gene encoding IS66-like element accessory protein TnpA; protein product: MQPQRRSYSKSFKAQVIQECAQPGASIASIALSHSLNANLVHKWIRVQAQKKTALQPAFIPLPMQLAGANSHAASSNICVEIQHPRGTVKVNWPTESAAACATFLRDLLR